The Populus alba chromosome 13, ASM523922v2, whole genome shotgun sequence genome contains the following window.
GAGACGTAGTTTTTCAAGTTTTGCAATGGATTATGAGTTGAAAGAAGACTATCCCAGTACCCTATATAGCGATATTGTAAATACATCCTAGTTTCTTTTatcaaacaatatatgtatatacAGCAACTTCTACTTAATGGAtacgataaaaaacaaaatttgatgaaGACAATGTAGAAATCCATACCTGTTTTGGAATCTGCTGAAAGTGTTCTGCTTGTCTAACACCTACTTCAGAAAAGAAATCATGTTAGCAAAACCAACACTTAAGCAAACTCTACACAGCAACCACAAGAGAGGACAACAAGATAATCTACACTAAAAGAAGCTAATACCACCATAATCTAACACAGTAAATGTTTGCAACTTCCAGCCATTGCCATAATCAACAAGCACCGCATCTGGTCCAAAGCTAATGGGTTCCTCCCCATCCTTAACGGCTTCAATATGCAAAACAAAAGGTGCCCCGACATCCAACTTCCGGTTTATCAAAGACACTGCAAATCCCGCCTTGGTGCCTGCTGCAAAGCAACTCGTCTTTCCCAAACTTTTGCATATGACCTCCAAAAACTATTGGTTACAGCAGATtgtcaaatattaattaatgagttttattgagaagaagaagaagaagaataaacactattaataataaataaaatgaatgaacCCGTAGTTCATCTCCTAATAAATGTAAATGGGCTCCAAATCTTATCCAtgcattgacaaaaaaaaagttcataatTCAGCAAATCCCATATAGGTTTTGTTAAAtcaaatgcaataaaaattcaaatttaaaattgagattaatggttttcttttaatttcattgagaATGGTGTTCTTTTTGCTTATAAAGTGAATTAGCTCAACActatttcttaaataataacaggcaaaaaaaaaaacataacactgAGTAAAGCCAATGGATAACTTGGCAATTTAACAAGCACAACAAGACTGTATCAGAAAGATAGAGAAAGAGAGtacaggaggaggaggaggaggagaattgACTTttgaatcttcttcttctcgttCTGCCATGATATGAATCCAGAGGGAGAGAAGAATATCAGCTCGTGTTTTTAATACTAGGCCAATATGGGCCAACGAGCTAATACATGGGCTCAATGTATAACAAGACCATGAGCTCATGATCCATGAGACTTTTTTGGctaaataaatgaatttgattCTGTATGAAATTActagaaacatatatatatatatatatatatatatatatatatatatatatatatataaagaactaattaataaattgttctgaaaaaactatatttattaaaagcAAA
Protein-coding sequences here:
- the LOC118042406 gene encoding uncharacterized protein isoform X1, which produces MAEREEEDSKVNSPPPPPPFLEVICKSLGKTSCFAAGTKAGFAVSLINRKLDVGAPFVLHIEAVKDGEEPISFGPDAVLVDYGNGWKLQTFTVLDYGVGVRQAEHFQQIPKQQSCDGSRPAKTATNPGISFLYMAKILVAFVLLFVLGASFTLALENLPRLILLINSFM
- the LOC118042406 gene encoding uncharacterized protein isoform X2, with product MAEREEEDSKVNSPPPPPPFLEVICKSLGKTSCFAAGTKAGFAVSLINRKLDVGAPFVLHIEAVKDGEEPISFGPDAVLVDYGNGWKLQTFTVLDYGGVRQAEHFQQIPKQQSCDGSRPAKTATNPGISFLYMAKILVAFVLLFVLGASFTLALENLPRLILLINSFM
- the LOC118042406 gene encoding uncharacterized protein isoform X5, producing MAEREEEDSKVNSPPPPPPFLEVICKSLGKTSCFAAGTKAGFAVSLINRKLDVGAPFVLHIEAVKDGEEPISFGPDAVLVDYGNGWKLQTFTVLDYGGVRQAEHFQQIPKQSCDGSRPAKTATNPGISFLYMAKILVAFVLLFVLGASFTLALENLPRLILLINSFM
- the LOC118042406 gene encoding uncharacterized protein isoform X4 codes for the protein MAEREEEDSKVNSPPPPPPFLEVICKSLGKTSCFAAGTKAGFAVSLINRKLDVGAPFVLHIEAVKDGEEPISFGPDAVLVDYGNGWKLQTFTVLDYVGVRQAEHFQQIPKQQSCDGSRPAKTATNPGISFLYMAKILVAFVLLFVLGASFTLALENLPRLILLINSFM
- the LOC118042406 gene encoding uncharacterized protein isoform X8, which encodes MAEREEEDSKVNSPPPPPPFLEVICKSLGKTSCFAAGTKAGFAVSLINRKLDVGAPFVLHIEAVKDGEEPISFGPDAVLVDYGNGWKLQTFTVLDYGVRQAEHFQQIPKQSCDGSRPAKTATNPGISFLYMAKILVAFVLLFVLGASFTLALENLPRLILLINSFM
- the LOC118042406 gene encoding uncharacterized protein isoform X6, encoding MAEREEEDSKVNSPPPPPPFLEVICKSLGKTSCFAAGTKAGFAVSLINRKLDVGAPFVLHIEAVKDGEEPISFGPDAVLVDYGNGWKLQTFTVLDYGVRQAEHFQQIPKQQSCDGSRPAKTATNPGISFLYMAKILVAFVLLFVLGASFTLALENLPRLILLINSFM
- the LOC118042406 gene encoding uncharacterized protein isoform X3; translated protein: MAEREEEDSKVNSPPPPPPFLEVICKSLGKTSCFAAGTKAGFAVSLINRKLDVGAPFVLHIEAVKDGEEPISFGPDAVLVDYGNGWKLQTFTVLDYGVGVRQAEHFQQIPKQSCDGSRPAKTATNPGISFLYMAKILVAFVLLFVLGASFTLALENLPRLILLINSFM
- the LOC118042406 gene encoding uncharacterized protein isoform X7 — its product is MAEREEEDSKVNSPPPPPPFLEVICKSLGKTSCFAAGTKAGFAVSLINRKLDVGAPFVLHIEAVKDGEEPISFGPDAVLVDYGNGWKLQTFTVLDYVGVRQAEHFQQIPKQSCDGSRPAKTATNPGISFLYMAKILVAFVLLFVLGASFTLALENLPRLILLINSFM